A genomic stretch from Flavobacterium nitratireducens includes:
- a CDS encoding AAA family ATPase — MSDVAAIQNLVQKRIELKNEIAKKIVGQEDVINQLLLCIFSGGHALLVGVPGLAKTLMVNAISEALGLQFKRIQFTPDLMPSDILGSEILDENRQFKFVKGPVFSNIILADEINRTPPKTQAALLEAMQERSVTIAGVNHKLDLPYFVLATQNPIEQEGTYPLPEAQLDRFMFAVKLAYPTFEEEVQVVKRTTSDVSQTINPLFTAQEIIDFQHLIRRIPVADNVVEYAVRLVGKTRPDSYLATDYVKNYLDWGAGPRASQNLILAAKAHAAFNGKFSPDIEDVAVVATSILRHRIIKNYKADAEGITEEMIIQKLL; from the coding sequence ATGTCGGATGTTGCAGCAATACAAAATTTAGTACAAAAACGCATAGAATTAAAAAATGAAATTGCAAAAAAGATAGTTGGTCAGGAAGATGTTATCAATCAGTTATTGTTATGCATTTTTTCAGGGGGGCACGCTTTGTTAGTTGGGGTTCCAGGATTAGCCAAAACATTAATGGTAAATGCTATTTCAGAAGCATTAGGGCTACAGTTTAAAAGAATTCAGTTTACACCTGATTTGATGCCTTCGGATATTTTAGGAAGTGAAATTTTAGATGAAAATCGTCAGTTTAAGTTTGTAAAAGGGCCTGTTTTTTCTAATATTATTTTAGCTGATGAAATTAACAGAACCCCGCCGAAAACACAGGCAGCTTTGTTAGAAGCCATGCAGGAACGTTCAGTAACTATTGCAGGTGTGAATCATAAATTGGACTTGCCTTATTTTGTTTTAGCTACGCAAAATCCAATCGAGCAGGAGGGGACTTATCCTTTACCTGAGGCACAATTAGACCGTTTTATGTTTGCGGTTAAATTGGCTTATCCAACTTTTGAAGAAGAAGTTCAGGTGGTTAAAAGAACAACTTCGGATGTGAGTCAAACTATTAATCCATTGTTTACAGCACAAGAAATTATCGATTTTCAACATTTGATTCGAAGAATTCCTGTTGCAGATAATGTTGTAGAATATGCAGTGCGATTAGTAGGTAAAACACGACCAGATAGTTATTTGGCAACGGATTATGTGAAAAATTACTTGGATTGGGGAGCTGGTCCTCGTGCTTCTCAAAACTTGATTTTGGCAGCTAAAGCGCATGCAGCATTTAATGGAAAATTTTCACCGGATATTGAAGATGTTGCAGTGGTTGCTACTTCGATTTTAAGACATCGAATTATTAAAAATTACAAAGCTGATGCCGAAGGAATTACAGAAGAAATGATTATACAAAAGCTTCTTTAG
- a CDS encoding peptide chain release factor 3: protein MSFLEEIQKRRTFGIISHPDAGKTTLTEKLLLFGGAIQEAGAVKSNKIKKGATSDFMEIERQRGISVSTSVLAFNYKDKKINILDTPGHKDFAEDTFRTLTAVDSVIVVIDVAKGVEEQTEKLVAVCRMRKIPIIVFINKLDREGNDAFDLMDEVEQKLGLKVTPLSFPIGMGYDFQGIYNLWEQNINLFSGDSRKNIEETIAFEDVQNPELEKIIGQKPAERLREELELIDEVYPKFNREDYLEGKLQPVFFGSALNNFGVRELLDCFITIAPSPRVKDSDTRPVKPEEEKLSGFVFKIHANMDPKHRDRLAFIKIVSGTFERNKPYYHVRQKKNLKFSSPNAFFAEKKEIVDISYPGDIVGLHDTGNFKIGDTLTEGEIMNFKGIPSFSPEHFRYINNADPMKAKQLDKGVDQLMDEGVAQLFTLEMNNRKVIGTVGALQYEVIQYRLEHEYGAKCTYENFPVHKACWVKPDDPKNDEFKEFKRIKQKFLAKDKYDQLVFLADSDFTIQMTQNKYPSVKLYFTSELD from the coding sequence ATGAGTTTTTTAGAAGAAATACAAAAAAGAAGAACATTCGGAATCATCTCGCATCCTGATGCTGGAAAAACAACCTTAACAGAAAAATTACTGCTTTTTGGAGGTGCTATCCAAGAAGCTGGCGCTGTAAAAAGCAACAAAATAAAAAAAGGGGCAACAAGTGACTTTATGGAAATTGAACGCCAAAGAGGGATTTCGGTTTCTACTTCTGTTTTGGCATTTAACTATAAGGACAAAAAAATTAATATTCTGGATACACCAGGGCACAAAGATTTTGCCGAAGACACTTTTAGAACGCTTACTGCAGTTGACAGTGTTATTGTGGTAATTGACGTTGCTAAAGGGGTTGAGGAACAAACTGAAAAGTTGGTTGCCGTATGTAGAATGCGTAAAATTCCAATCATTGTTTTCATTAACAAATTGGACCGTGAAGGAAATGATGCATTCGACCTCATGGACGAAGTGGAACAAAAATTAGGATTAAAAGTGACACCTTTAAGTTTCCCTATTGGTATGGGGTATGATTTTCAAGGAATCTACAACCTTTGGGAACAAAACATCAACCTTTTTAGTGGTGATAGCCGTAAAAACATTGAAGAAACGATTGCTTTTGAAGATGTTCAAAACCCTGAATTAGAAAAAATAATTGGCCAAAAACCGGCTGAAAGACTTCGCGAAGAATTAGAATTAATTGATGAAGTGTATCCAAAATTCAACCGTGAAGATTATTTAGAAGGAAAATTACAACCTGTATTCTTCGGTTCAGCATTAAATAATTTTGGAGTTAGGGAATTATTAGATTGTTTCATTACTATCGCTCCTTCTCCAAGAGTAAAAGATTCTGATACGCGCCCCGTGAAACCAGAAGAAGAAAAATTATCAGGTTTTGTATTTAAAATCCATGCTAATATGGATCCTAAACACCGTGACCGTTTGGCCTTCATCAAGATTGTTTCTGGGACTTTTGAAAGAAACAAACCATACTATCATGTTCGCCAAAAGAAAAACCTAAAATTCTCTAGTCCGAATGCCTTTTTTGCAGAGAAAAAAGAGATTGTAGATATTTCATATCCAGGCGATATTGTAGGACTTCACGACACAGGAAATTTCAAAATTGGCGATACTTTAACCGAAGGAGAAATTATGAATTTTAAAGGAATTCCAAGTTTCTCTCCGGAACACTTTAGATACATTAATAATGCTGACCCAATGAAAGCAAAACAATTGGACAAAGGGGTTGACCAGTTAATGGACGAGGGTGTAGCGCAGTTATTTACTTTAGAAATGAACAATCGTAAAGTAATAGGTACCGTTGGAGCACTTCAATATGAGGTTATCCAATACCGTTTAGAGCACGAATACGGTGCTAAATGTACTTATGAAAACTTCCCTGTACATAAAGCTTGTTGGGTAAAGCCTGATGATCCTAAAAACGATGAATTCAAAGAATTTAAACGTATCAAACAAAAATTCTTAGCAAAAGACAAATACGATCAATTGGTTTTCCTTGCTGATTCAGATTTTACCATTCAAATGACACAAAATAAATACCCTAGTGTCAAGTTGTACTTTACTTCTGAATTAGATTAG
- the rpoC gene encoding DNA-directed RNA polymerase subunit beta', whose product MMNNRNNKEKNQVKRFDKISIGLASPESILKESRGEVLKPETINYRTHKPERDGLFCERIFGPVKDFECACGKYKRIRYKGIICDRCGVEVTEKKVRRDRVGHINLVVPIAHIWYFRSLPNKIGYILGLPSKKLDMIIYYERYVVIQPGIAKNADGESLQRLDFLTEEEYLNILDTLPQDNQYLDDFDPNKFVAKMGAECIMDLLARIDLDALSYELRHSANNETSKQRKTEALKRLQVVESFRESNENRENRPEWMIMKVVPVIPPELRPLVPLDGGRFATSDLNDLYRRVIIRNNRLKRLMEIKAPEVILRNEKRMLQESVDSLFDNTRKASAVKTESNRPLKSLSDSLKGKQGRFRQNLLGKRVDYSARSVIVVGPELKMFECGLPKDMAAELYKPFVIRKLIERGIVKTVKSAKKIIDKKEPVVWDILENVIKGHPVLLNRAPTLHRLGIQAFQPKLIEGKAIQLHPLTCTAFNADFDGDQMAVHLPLGPEAILEAQLLMLASHNILNPANGAPITVPSQDMVLGLYYMTKERLSTPEKKILGEGLTFYSAEEVNIALNEGRLELNARVKIRAKDLNENGELVYKIIQTTAGRVLFNEVVPEAAGYINDVLTKKNLRDIIGHVLNSTSVPETAAFLDNMKDMGYKFAFRGGLSFSLGDIRIPEQKTQLIADAREQVEGISMNYNMGLITNNERYNQVIDVWTSANAQLTELAMKNIREDQQGFNSVYMMLDSGARGSKEQIRQLTGMRGLMAKPKKSTAGGGEIIENPILSNFKEGLSILEYFISTHGARKGLADTALKTADAGYLTRRLHDVSQDVIVNLEDCGTLRGVEVSALKKNEEIVESLGERILGRVALQDVINPLTNEVLVASGEQITESIVKAIEASPLESVEVRSPLTCEALKGICAKCYGRNLATGKMTQRGEAVGVIAAQSIGEPGTQLTLRTFHVGGVAGGISEESSIIAKFPGRLEVEDLKTVKGEDNEGNEVDIVISRSTELKLVDEKTGIVLNTHNIPYGSSIYVKDGDSIGKGEVICKWDPYNGVIVSEFTGKIAYEDLEQGQTFMVEIDEQTGFQEKVISEARNKKLIPTLLVYGKDGELIRSYNLPVGAHLMVEDGEKIKAGKVLVKIPRRSSKSGDITGGLPRITELLEARNPSNPAVVSEIDGVVSFGKIKRGNREIIIESKFGEIKKYLVKLSSQILVQENDFVRAGSPLSDGAITPDDILRIQGPSAVQQYLVNEIQEVYRLQGVKINDKHFEVVIRQMMRKVQVQDPGDTLFLEDQLIHTKDFIVENDKLYGMKVVENAGDSTNLKEGQIVTPRQLRDENSLLKRSDKNLVIARDVVTATATPVLQGITRASLQTKSFISAASFQETTKVLNEAAVAGKVDLLEGLKENVIVGHRIPAGTGMREYDNAIVGSKEDYNDMMANKEEYIY is encoded by the coding sequence ATGATGAACAATAGAAACAATAAAGAGAAAAACCAAGTAAAAAGGTTTGACAAAATTTCGATAGGATTAGCTTCTCCTGAATCTATCTTGAAAGAATCAAGAGGTGAGGTTTTGAAGCCAGAAACTATCAATTATAGAACGCACAAACCGGAACGTGACGGTCTTTTCTGCGAAAGAATTTTCGGTCCAGTAAAAGATTTTGAATGTGCTTGTGGTAAATACAAAAGAATCCGTTATAAAGGAATCATTTGTGACCGTTGTGGAGTTGAAGTTACAGAGAAAAAAGTGCGTAGAGATAGAGTTGGACACATCAACTTGGTAGTGCCAATTGCTCACATTTGGTATTTCCGTTCTCTTCCAAATAAAATTGGATACATTTTAGGTCTTCCGTCTAAGAAATTAGATATGATTATCTATTATGAAAGATACGTAGTAATTCAACCAGGTATCGCTAAAAATGCTGATGGTGAATCATTACAAAGATTAGATTTCTTAACTGAAGAAGAGTACTTAAATATTTTAGATACACTTCCTCAGGATAATCAATATTTAGATGATTTTGATCCTAATAAATTTGTTGCCAAAATGGGGGCAGAGTGTATTATGGACTTGTTAGCTCGTATTGACTTAGATGCATTGTCATATGAATTAAGACACAGTGCTAACAACGAAACATCTAAACAACGTAAAACAGAAGCGTTAAAAAGATTACAAGTTGTTGAATCTTTCCGTGAGTCTAACGAAAACCGCGAAAACCGTCCTGAATGGATGATCATGAAAGTGGTTCCAGTTATTCCACCAGAATTGCGTCCGTTAGTTCCACTTGATGGAGGTCGTTTTGCAACTTCAGATTTAAATGACTTATACCGTCGTGTAATTATACGTAACAACCGTTTGAAAAGATTAATGGAGATTAAAGCTCCTGAAGTAATCTTGAGAAACGAAAAACGTATGTTACAAGAATCTGTAGATTCATTATTTGACAACACACGTAAAGCTTCTGCTGTTAAAACAGAATCTAACAGACCATTAAAATCATTATCGGACTCATTAAAAGGTAAGCAAGGACGTTTCCGTCAAAACTTATTAGGTAAACGTGTGGATTATTCTGCTCGTTCGGTAATTGTTGTTGGACCGGAGTTAAAAATGTTTGAATGTGGTCTTCCAAAAGATATGGCTGCTGAATTGTACAAACCTTTTGTAATCCGTAAATTGATCGAAAGAGGTATTGTAAAAACAGTTAAATCAGCTAAGAAAATCATCGATAAAAAAGAGCCGGTAGTTTGGGATATTCTTGAAAATGTAATCAAAGGACACCCAGTATTACTGAACCGTGCTCCTACATTGCACCGTTTGGGTATCCAAGCTTTCCAACCAAAATTAATTGAAGGAAAAGCGATTCAGTTACACCCATTAACGTGTACGGCTTTCAACGCGGATTTCGATGGTGACCAGATGGCAGTTCACTTGCCATTAGGACCTGAAGCAATCCTTGAAGCGCAATTATTGATGCTTGCTTCTCACAATATCTTGAACCCTGCTAATGGTGCTCCTATTACAGTACCTTCTCAGGACATGGTTTTGGGTCTTTATTATATGACCAAAGAGCGTTTATCAACTCCGGAAAAGAAAATTTTAGGAGAAGGATTAACTTTCTATTCTGCTGAAGAGGTTAACATCGCGTTAAACGAAGGAAGATTAGAATTGAATGCTCGTGTGAAAATTAGAGCAAAAGATTTAAATGAAAATGGAGAGTTAGTATATAAAATTATCCAAACAACTGCTGGACGTGTATTGTTTAATGAAGTAGTACCAGAAGCTGCAGGATATATCAATGATGTATTAACTAAGAAAAACTTAAGAGATATTATCGGTCACGTATTAAATTCAACAAGTGTACCTGAAACGGCTGCCTTCTTGGATAACATGAAAGATATGGGATATAAATTCGCATTCCGCGGAGGATTATCATTCTCATTAGGTGATATTAGAATTCCAGAGCAAAAAACACAATTGATCGCTGACGCAAGAGAGCAAGTAGAAGGAATTTCTATGAACTATAACATGGGTCTTATTACGAATAACGAACGTTATAATCAAGTAATTGACGTATGGACTTCTGCAAATGCTCAATTAACAGAGTTAGCTATGAAAAACATTAGAGAAGACCAGCAAGGATTCAACTCTGTGTATATGATGCTTGATTCTGGAGCTCGTGGATCTAAAGAGCAAATTCGTCAGTTAACTGGTATGCGTGGTTTGATGGCTAAGCCTAAAAAATCGACTGCTGGTGGTGGTGAAATTATTGAAAACCCGATTCTTTCTAACTTTAAGGAAGGTCTATCGATCCTTGAGTACTTTATCTCTACTCACGGGGCTCGTAAAGGTCTTGCCGATACCGCTCTTAAAACAGCCGATGCTGGTTACTTAACAAGAAGATTACATGACGTTTCTCAAGACGTTATTGTTAATCTTGAGGATTGTGGAACCCTTAGAGGAGTTGAAGTTTCGGCATTGAAAAAGAATGAAGAAATTGTTGAGTCATTAGGAGAAAGAATTTTAGGACGTGTTGCGTTACAAGACGTAATTAATCCGTTAACTAATGAAGTATTAGTTGCTTCTGGTGAACAAATCACAGAATCGATCGTTAAAGCTATTGAAGCTTCTCCATTAGAAAGTGTAGAAGTTCGTTCTCCATTAACTTGTGAGGCATTAAAAGGAATTTGTGCTAAATGTTACGGACGTAACTTAGCTACTGGAAAAATGACTCAAAGAGGTGAGGCTGTAGGTGTTATTGCTGCACAGTCTATTGGAGAGCCAGGTACACAGTTAACACTTCGTACGTTCCACGTTGGAGGGGTTGCAGGAGGTATCTCTGAAGAGTCTAGCATCATTGCTAAATTCCCAGGAAGATTAGAAGTAGAAGACTTGAAAACAGTTAAAGGAGAAGATAACGAAGGAAACGAAGTGGATATCGTTATTTCACGTTCTACTGAATTGAAATTAGTTGATGAGAAAACTGGAATCGTATTAAATACACATAACATACCTTATGGATCTAGTATCTACGTGAAAGACGGAGATTCTATTGGAAAAGGAGAGGTTATCTGTAAATGGGATCCATATAACGGGGTAATTGTTTCTGAATTTACAGGAAAAATAGCTTACGAAGATTTAGAGCAAGGACAAACGTTCATGGTTGAAATCGATGAGCAAACAGGATTCCAAGAAAAAGTAATTTCTGAGGCTAGAAATAAAAAATTAATACCAACTTTATTAGTATATGGTAAAGATGGTGAATTAATCCGTTCTTACAACTTACCAGTAGGTGCACACCTTATGGTAGAAGATGGTGAGAAAATTAAAGCAGGTAAAGTATTAGTAAAAATCCCTCGTCGTTCTTCTAAATCTGGAGATATCACGGGAGGTTTACCAAGAATTACGGAGCTTTTAGAGGCTCGTAATCCTTCTAACCCAGCTGTAGTTTCTGAAATTGATGGAGTTGTTTCTTTTGGTAAAATTAAAAGAGGTAACCGTGAGATCATTATCGAATCTAAGTTTGGAGAAATTAAGAAATACTTGGTGAAATTATCTAGCCAAATTCTTGTTCAAGAAAATGACTTCGTAAGAGCTGGATCTCCATTATCTGATGGTGCTATTACACCAGATGATATCTTAAGAATTCAAGGGCCATCTGCTGTACAACAGTATTTGGTAAATGAAATTCAAGAGGTTTACCGTTTACAAGGGGTAAAAATTAACGATAAGCACTTTGAGGTTGTAATTCGTCAAATGATGCGTAAAGTTCAAGTTCAAGATCCAGGAGATACATTGTTCTTAGAAGATCAATTGATTCATACTAAAGACTTTATCGTAGAAAACGATAAGTTGTACGGAATGAAAGTAGTTGAAAACGCTGGTGACTCTACTAACTTAAAAGAAGGTCAAATCGTTACGCCACGTCAATTGAGAGATGAGAATTCTTTATTGAAACGTTCTGATAAAAACCTAGTTATTGCTCGTGATGTAGTTACTGCAACTGCAACTCCAGTATTACAAGGTATTACAAGAGCTTCACTTCAAACAAAATCGTTTATTTCTGCTGCTTCGTTCCAAGAAACAACAAAAGTATTAAACGAGGCTGCTGTTGCTGGTAAAGTGGATCTATTGGAAGGATTGAAAGAAAATGTTATCGTAGGACACAGAATCCCTGCAGGTACAGGTATGAGAGAGTATGATAACGCTATCGTAGGTTCTAAAGAAGATTACAACGATATGATGGCAAACAAAGAAGAATATATTTACTAG
- a CDS encoding peptidylprolyl isomerase: protein MKNTLLFFIALLLNTAMNAQEIIKDSVVVDKQQKSSGQRQKIDGIIATVGDYIVLDSDIDKAFLEITSQGGSVKDITRCQMLGKLLEDKLYAHQAVQDSVKVTDAEIKSLMDERLGFMLQQLGSMEKVVKYYKKDTEEEFRTYFFDILKENKLSSEMQKKIVDEVQITPEEVRNFFKKLGKDELPVFGAEMEVAQIVVEPKITQAEKQKVIDRLNGFKKDIQEGSSFATKAVLYSQDPGSRSSGGFYKMTRKTPFVKEFKDVAFSLQEGEISEPFETEYGYHIIYLEKIKGQELELRHILLTPAISKESMDEAKEKIELIRKRIMDKEISFADAARTMSDQKETRANGGILINPNTQDTRFELTKMDASLYSQVSNLKDNEISMPIVDETQSGKKFYKIITVTNRINEHTADYAQDYVKIKELALKEKQIKAIGKWFDEKIKETYIKIISEYRDCSFTNNWLKK, encoded by the coding sequence ATGAAGAATACATTACTGTTTTTTATTGCGTTACTTTTAAATACTGCAATGAATGCGCAAGAAATAATAAAAGACAGTGTAGTTGTTGATAAGCAACAAAAATCATCAGGTCAAAGACAAAAAATCGATGGAATTATTGCAACTGTTGGGGATTATATTGTTTTGGATTCAGATATTGATAAGGCTTTTTTAGAAATTACAAGTCAGGGAGGTTCTGTTAAAGATATTACCAGATGCCAAATGTTAGGGAAACTTTTGGAAGATAAATTATATGCACATCAGGCTGTTCAGGATAGTGTTAAAGTAACAGACGCAGAAATTAAATCGTTGATGGACGAGAGACTTGGTTTTATGCTACAGCAACTTGGTTCGATGGAAAAAGTAGTCAAATATTATAAAAAAGATACTGAAGAAGAATTTAGAACCTATTTTTTTGATATTTTGAAGGAGAACAAGTTAAGTTCTGAAATGCAAAAAAAGATTGTTGACGAGGTTCAAATTACTCCGGAAGAGGTTCGTAATTTCTTTAAAAAACTAGGAAAAGATGAATTGCCAGTTTTTGGAGCCGAAATGGAAGTTGCGCAAATTGTGGTAGAACCTAAAATTACCCAAGCAGAAAAACAAAAGGTTATTGATCGATTGAATGGTTTTAAAAAAGACATTCAGGAAGGTTCTAGTTTTGCTACAAAAGCAGTTTTGTATTCCCAAGATCCAGGATCGAGATCAAGTGGTGGTTTTTATAAAATGACCAGAAAAACGCCATTTGTCAAAGAGTTTAAAGATGTGGCTTTTAGTTTGCAAGAAGGTGAGATTTCTGAGCCATTCGAAACCGAATATGGATACCATATCATTTATTTGGAGAAGATTAAAGGTCAGGAACTAGAGCTGCGTCATATTTTATTGACTCCTGCAATTAGTAAGGAATCCATGGACGAAGCCAAAGAGAAAATAGAATTGATAAGAAAGCGTATTATGGATAAAGAGATTTCTTTTGCAGATGCAGCTAGAACAATGTCTGATCAAAAAGAAACTCGTGCTAATGGTGGAATTTTAATAAATCCAAATACTCAAGATACCCGTTTTGAATTAACTAAAATGGACGCTTCATTGTATTCACAAGTTTCAAATTTAAAAGACAATGAAATTTCGATGCCTATTGTCGATGAAACCCAATCAGGTAAAAAGTTTTATAAGATAATAACCGTTACGAATAGAATTAATGAACATACTGCTGATTATGCACAGGATTATGTGAAAATTAAAGAGTTGGCTTTGAAAGAAAAACAAATTAAAGCTATCGGGAAATGGTTTGATGAGAAAATTAAAGAAACCTATATTAAAATTATTAGCGAATATAGAGATTGTAGCTTTACTAATAATTGGTTAAAAAAATAA
- a CDS encoding DUF3467 domain-containing protein, giving the protein MKDQQEQINIELDEQTAEGIYSNLAIINHSASEFVLDFISIMPGVPKAKVKSRIVLTPQHAKRLLKAIGDNIHRYELAHGEIKDTEHTPIPLNFGPAGQA; this is encoded by the coding sequence ATGAAAGATCAACAAGAACAAATCAATATTGAATTAGACGAACAAACAGCGGAAGGAATTTATTCTAATTTAGCGATTATTAACCACTCAGCTTCTGAGTTTGTATTAGACTTTATAAGTATAATGCCCGGTGTTCCAAAGGCTAAAGTAAAATCGAGGATAGTCTTGACTCCACAACATGCAAAAAGATTATTGAAAGCAATTGGCGATAATATCCACCGTTATGAGTTGGCTCATGGAGAAATTAAAGATACCGAGCATACTCCAATACCATTAAATTTTGGGCCTGCCGGTCAAGCATAA